A genomic stretch from Azotosporobacter soli includes:
- the rplJ gene encoding 50S ribosomal protein L10, whose amino-acid sequence MAVTSEKKAIVAGLKEQLTTAKGAVLTNYRGLTVAQDTKLRRKLREAGVEYRVVKNTMTRIAAQEAGVEDLVAYLEGPTAMAVSFTDPVAPARVISDFVKEHKLKTLEVKAGLVEGKVITADGVKALANLPSREVLLSQVLAGMQAPIAGLVNVLQGSIRNVVYVLDAVRQQKESA is encoded by the coding sequence GTGGCTGTAACATCTGAAAAAAAAGCGATTGTTGCTGGGTTAAAAGAACAACTGACTACCGCTAAAGGTGCAGTTCTCACTAACTATCGTGGTCTGACTGTTGCCCAGGACACCAAGCTGCGCCGTAAATTGCGCGAGGCAGGTGTTGAATATCGGGTTGTAAAAAACACTATGACCCGCATCGCGGCTCAAGAAGCTGGCGTTGAAGATCTGGTGGCTTACTTGGAAGGTCCTACTGCTATGGCGGTATCCTTCACCGATCCTGTAGCTCCGGCGCGCGTTATCTCCGATTTCGTCAAAGAGCATAAGCTTAAGACGTTGGAAGTAAAAGCGGGCCTGGTCGAAGGGAAAGTCATCACTGCTGATGGTGTAAAAGCACTGGCAAACCTGCCGTCGAGGGAAGTTTTGCTTTCCCAAGTACTGGCTGGAATGCAAGCGCCTATCGCCGGTCTGGTCAACGTACTCCAGGGCTCGATCCGGAACGTTGTCTATGTGCTTGACGCTGTGCGTCAACAAAAAGAATCCGCGTAG
- the rplL gene encoding 50S ribosomal protein L7/L12 gives MTKEEIMQAIENMTVLELSEMVKAMEEKFGVSAAAPVAVAAAAPAAAGGAAEEQSEFDVILTSAGAGKINVIKVVRELTGLGLKEAKEMVDGAPKAVKEKVAKADAEAIKAKLEEAGASVEIK, from the coding sequence ATGACTAAAGAAGAAATTATGCAAGCTATCGAGAACATGACTGTTCTTGAACTGTCCGAAATGGTAAAAGCTATGGAAGAAAAATTCGGCGTTAGCGCAGCTGCTCCTGTAGCTGTAGCTGCTGCTGCTCCGGCTGCTGCTGGCGGCGCTGCTGAAGAACAAAGCGAATTCGACGTAATCCTGACCAGCGCTGGCGCTGGCAAGATCAACGTTATCAAAGTTGTTCGCGAACTGACTGGTCTTGGCCTGAAAGAAGCAAAAGAAATGGTTGACGGCGCTCCTAAAGCTGTTAAAGAAAAAGTTGCTAAAGCTGACGCTGAAGCAATCAAAGCTAAGCTTGAAGAAGCTGGCGCATCTGTTGAAATCAAGTAA
- the rpoB gene encoding DNA-directed RNA polymerase subunit beta: MFNPVQVGQRVRYSYGKISEVLDMPNLIEIQKNSYNWFLKEGLQEIFRDISPIQDFTGNLVLSFEAFTLGEPKYHVEECKERDVTYAAPLRVNVRLINRETGEIKEQEVFMGDFPLMTDNGTFIINGAERVIVSQLVRSPGAYYGETIDASGKKLYNATMIPNRGAWLELETDANDVISVRVDRTRKLPMTVLVRALGFSSNASISELFNDDSRVRATLERDNTTNREEALVEIYKRLRPGEPPTVENATQLLESLFFDAKRYDLATVGRYKLTKKLGWRRRLMGKTLHQPVVDPETGEILLAQDTVLDEQNLAMLEEKGAFSADGVIDVKIKLKDGTPMKVLATPSLPYTHRTITREDMIAAISYLLNLMDGVGNVDDIDHLGNRRLRSVGELLQNQFRIGLSRMERVVKERMTIQDMEVITPQALINIRPVVAAIKEFFGSSQLSQFMDQTNPLAELTHKRRLSALGPGGLSRERAGFEVRDVHHSHYGRMCPIETPEGPNIGLIGSLSTYGRVNEFGFIETPYRRIDKANRKVTDDVVYLTADEEDEVVCAQANEELTAESWFKSPRVIVRYKHETLVVPAEKVDFMDVSPKQVVSIATAMIPFLENDDANRALMGANMQRQAVPLLRTQAPLVGTGMEYKAARDSGVVALAKDAGVVEKVTANEIHIRTEKGQLEKHKLLKYLRSNQGTCINQRPIVYKNQSIEAGQVLADGPATDRGELALGYNVVVAFMPWEGYNYEDAILLSEKIVKDDIFTSIHVEEYECDARDTKLGPEEITRDIPNVAEDVLKDLDDRGIIRIGAEVRPGDILVGKVTPKGETELTAEERLLRAIFGEKAREVRDTSLRVPHGEAGKIVDVKVFSRENGDELSPGVNFLVRVYIAQKRKISVGDKMAGRHGNKGVVSRIMREEDMPFLPDGTPVQVVLNPLGVPSRMNIGQVLETHLGMAAAMLGMQIKRKDPNVEARLRELGYDVDKYGLPQPDKAGIHMSTPVFDGASEEEVFSTLSAAGLSPDGKTLLYDGRTGEAFDNPVTVGCVYMLKLAHLVDDKIHARSTGPYSLVTQQPLGGKAQFGGQRFGEMEVWALEAYGAAYTLQELLTVKSDDVVGRVKTYEAIVKGENVPEPGVPESFKVLIKELQSIGLDVKVLTEDQQEIMIGDTDEDIHEAAKELELSLGGEEPVLPVSKESNRHAYTAEATGEEYTPDEELEPLEDDLDIIAEIGGSSEEEEAFDETVLEVQDDLDQDERGKSPKKIKEKNKKLTQKDLMGELLNDEEIDE, translated from the coding sequence ATGTTTAATCCTGTTCAGGTCGGTCAAAGAGTCCGGTACAGCTACGGCAAAATCAGTGAAGTGCTGGACATGCCCAACCTTATCGAGATTCAGAAGAATTCTTACAACTGGTTCCTCAAGGAAGGGTTGCAGGAGATCTTCCGGGATATTTCGCCGATTCAAGACTTTACCGGAAACTTGGTATTGTCTTTTGAAGCGTTCACGCTGGGTGAACCGAAATATCACGTGGAGGAGTGCAAGGAACGCGACGTTACGTATGCGGCGCCTTTGCGCGTAAACGTTCGTCTGATCAATCGTGAGACGGGCGAAATCAAGGAACAGGAAGTGTTCATGGGCGATTTCCCCTTGATGACAGATAACGGCACCTTCATTATCAATGGCGCCGAACGGGTTATTGTCAGTCAGTTGGTACGTTCGCCCGGAGCTTACTATGGCGAGACTATTGATGCCAGCGGCAAAAAACTCTACAACGCAACGATGATCCCTAACCGGGGAGCCTGGTTGGAGTTGGAGACCGATGCTAATGACGTGATATCTGTCAGAGTGGATCGTACGCGCAAACTTCCGATGACGGTTCTTGTACGTGCGTTGGGTTTTTCATCCAATGCCAGCATTTCGGAATTGTTTAATGATGATTCCAGAGTGAGAGCGACGTTAGAACGTGACAATACCACTAACCGTGAAGAAGCATTAGTAGAGATTTACAAACGCCTGCGTCCCGGCGAACCGCCTACGGTGGAGAACGCGACGCAACTTTTGGAATCCCTGTTCTTCGATGCCAAGCGTTATGATTTGGCGACGGTTGGCCGTTACAAGTTGACGAAAAAATTGGGCTGGCGTCGTCGTTTGATGGGCAAGACATTGCACCAACCGGTAGTTGATCCGGAAACGGGTGAAATTTTATTGGCGCAGGATACGGTTCTTGATGAGCAAAACCTGGCCATGTTAGAAGAAAAAGGAGCGTTTTCCGCCGATGGCGTCATCGACGTGAAAATCAAGCTCAAAGACGGCACGCCGATGAAAGTCCTGGCGACGCCTTCCTTGCCGTATACGCACCGTACGATTACCCGGGAAGATATGATTGCAGCTATTAGCTATCTTTTAAACTTGATGGATGGCGTCGGCAATGTAGATGATATTGACCATTTGGGAAATCGTCGTTTGCGTTCGGTCGGGGAATTGCTGCAGAATCAGTTCCGCATTGGCTTGTCTCGTATGGAGCGCGTCGTAAAAGAACGGATGACGATTCAGGACATGGAAGTCATTACGCCGCAAGCGTTGATCAACATTCGTCCGGTTGTCGCAGCGATCAAGGAATTTTTTGGTTCCAGTCAGCTGTCCCAGTTTATGGACCAAACGAATCCGCTGGCAGAACTGACGCATAAGCGTCGTTTGAGTGCACTTGGCCCTGGTGGTTTGAGTCGGGAACGTGCAGGCTTTGAAGTCCGCGACGTCCATCACTCTCACTATGGACGCATGTGTCCGATCGAGACGCCGGAAGGTCCGAATATCGGTCTGATCGGGTCCTTATCAACATATGGTCGCGTCAATGAATTCGGCTTTATTGAAACGCCTTATCGCCGTATTGACAAGGCAAATCGTAAGGTGACCGATGACGTCGTCTATCTGACGGCAGACGAAGAGGATGAAGTGGTTTGTGCACAGGCAAACGAAGAATTGACAGCCGAGAGCTGGTTCAAGTCGCCGCGCGTTATCGTGCGTTACAAACATGAGACACTCGTCGTACCGGCGGAAAAAGTTGACTTCATGGACGTATCACCGAAACAAGTCGTATCGATCGCGACCGCGATGATTCCGTTCCTGGAAAATGACGATGCTAACCGCGCACTGATGGGCGCGAACATGCAACGTCAGGCGGTTCCTTTGCTGCGTACCCAGGCTCCGCTCGTCGGAACCGGTATGGAGTACAAGGCGGCGCGTGACTCAGGTGTAGTTGCATTGGCGAAAGACGCGGGCGTCGTTGAAAAAGTCACCGCCAACGAAATCCATATTCGCACGGAAAAAGGTCAGTTGGAAAAGCATAAACTGCTGAAGTATCTGCGTTCCAACCAAGGGACGTGCATTAACCAAAGACCGATTGTTTATAAGAACCAAAGCATCGAAGCCGGACAAGTGCTGGCGGATGGCCCGGCCACCGACCGTGGCGAACTGGCGCTCGGCTACAATGTCGTCGTTGCGTTCATGCCATGGGAAGGTTACAACTATGAGGATGCGATCTTGCTTAGTGAAAAGATCGTTAAAGATGATATCTTTACCTCGATTCACGTCGAAGAATACGAGTGCGATGCCCGGGATACCAAATTGGGACCGGAAGAAATCACACGAGACATTCCGAACGTGGCCGAAGATGTCCTGAAAGATCTGGATGATCGAGGCATCATCCGCATCGGCGCCGAAGTACGACCGGGGGATATTCTGGTCGGCAAGGTAACGCCGAAAGGCGAGACCGAACTGACGGCAGAAGAACGCTTGCTGCGGGCTATCTTTGGAGAGAAGGCGCGCGAAGTGCGCGACACGTCGCTCAGGGTGCCGCATGGCGAAGCCGGTAAGATCGTCGACGTCAAGGTGTTCAGCCGCGAAAATGGTGATGAATTGTCGCCGGGCGTGAATTTCCTGGTTCGCGTTTATATCGCACAAAAGAGAAAGATTTCCGTGGGTGATAAGATGGCCGGCCGTCATGGCAATAAGGGTGTCGTTTCCCGCATCATGCGCGAAGAAGACATGCCGTTCCTGCCGGATGGCACGCCGGTACAGGTTGTCTTGAATCCGCTTGGCGTACCGTCTCGTATGAACATCGGTCAGGTATTGGAAACGCATTTAGGCATGGCAGCGGCAATGCTGGGCATGCAAATTAAGCGAAAAGATCCCAATGTGGAAGCGCGGTTGCGCGAACTTGGCTATGATGTCGATAAATACGGTTTGCCGCAGCCGGATAAAGCCGGTATTCATATGTCGACGCCGGTCTTCGACGGTGCGAGCGAGGAAGAAGTCTTCAGCACGCTTTCTGCAGCGGGGCTCTCGCCGGACGGCAAAACGCTCCTCTATGATGGTCGTACGGGTGAAGCGTTTGACAACCCGGTCACGGTCGGTTGCGTGTACATGCTGAAACTGGCTCACTTGGTCGATGACAAGATTCATGCCCGCTCTACGGGTCCGTACTCACTTGTCACTCAACAACCGCTTGGCGGCAAAGCACAGTTCGGCGGACAGCGTTTCGGCGAGATGGAAGTATGGGCGCTTGAAGCATATGGCGCTGCGTACACCTTGCAGGAATTGCTCACCGTCAAGTCTGACGATGTGGTTGGCCGTGTGAAGACATATGAAGCAATCGTCAAGGGTGAAAACGTTCCGGAACCTGGAGTGCCGGAATCCTTCAAGGTTCTGATCAAAGAACTGCAGAGCATCGGTCTGGATGTAAAAGTACTGACCGAAGATCAGCAGGAAATCATGATCGGTGATACGGATGAAGACATTCATGAAGCGGCCAAAGAATTGGAGCTGAGCCTAGGCGGGGAAGAGCCGGTTCTGCCGGTTTCGAAAGAAAGCAACCGGCATGCGTATACAGCAGAAGCAACTGGCGAAGAGTATACGCCGGATGAAGAGTTGGAACCGTTGGAAGACGATCTGGATATCATCGCTGAAATCGGCGGCTCTAGCGAAGAAGAAGAAGCATTCGATGAAACGGTTCTGGAAGTCCAGGATGACCTTGATCAGGATGAACGAGGCAAAAGCCCCAAAAAGATCAAGGAGAAGAATAAAAAGTTGACCCAAAAGGATCTGATGGGGGAACTGCTGAATGATGAGGAAATCGATGAATAA